A single Choristoneura fumiferana chromosome 9, NRCan_CFum_1, whole genome shotgun sequence DNA region contains:
- the LOC141431329 gene encoding uncharacterized protein has translation MDLTEENTFKHYYYPENHDELSDDGEGTLAFKVKRAIAKNKRPNNSIHGFFEKRKKKKVPKNSSTVSQATADGVAFIKANQDESAYASHLIKIEVYDIDKIKNIPPTEQWKHAEVRVKYYAHSEEDEHVQQTRDVIYNITKQLSAKSDCVNFVLDNQK, from the coding sequence CTATTATTATCCAGAGAATCACGATGAACTCAGCGATGACGGCGAAGGAACATTAGCTTTCAAAGTAAAGAGGGCAATCGCCAAGAACAAAAGACCTAATAACAGTATTCACGGATTCTTTGAAAAGCGCAAGAAAAAGAAGGTTCCCAAAAACTCTTCGACTGTTAGTCAAGCCACTGCAGATGGTGTTGCTTTTATCAAAGCAAACCAAGACGAATCAGCTTACGCATCACACCTCATTAAAATCGAGGTGTATGATATAGACAAGATTAAGAACATTCCCCCGACAGAACAATGGAAACATGCCGAAGTCCGTGTTAAATATTACGCCCACTCCGAAGAAGATGAACACGTTCAACAGACCAGAGACGTGATCTACAACATCACTAAGCAGTTGTCAGCAAAAAGTGATTGTGTTAATTTCGTTTTagacaatcaaaaataa